TGATTCACTCAGGCAATTTCAAGGCCCACAAAGGGCTCTGAAGGTCCAGGTGGGGAGGTGGGACCAGGGGACAGAGCATgtggctccctgcagccacagaGCAAGAGGAGTGGGAGAAAGGCTGTCACCACAGCTTGCTGGTCTCTTCTGGGAGAGAGAGCTGAGCTGGAGGGCtgaagctgctcctgctggggagagcagaccTTTCCTGCACTGGGGTAGCAGAAGCCCTCAgagaggtgggagaggaggaaagctTATGGTGGGGAGAATGGCTTGATGTATTTACTTGGCAAAGCATTAGCTCTGGGAGAAAGCTGTCTCACCTGGCTGGAAGGATGAGCTCCtacagcttttttcccctctggaagCTTGCTGAGGTCCTAGGGGCATGGTGGGAACAACGCTGGGCCCTGCTCTGGGAAGGAGGGGGTCAGGGAGATGAGACAGCAAAGAGGGTGAAAGAGGTAAGAAGGGtatgaagaggagaaggaaatcaGAACGTTACAAGAGAATGCACAGTGCAGGGACAATGAGAGAGACTTCTTGAAACACAATGCCGGACTGAGGAACACCAAGGGGAGGAACACTGAACCCCATGGAGGTTTGAAATCAAAGGTAGTTACAAAGCACATATATCAAAGACACAGAAACAGTGTGATCTGGTATTTCAATGCAAAGTTTAATGtcaaaaatctttagaaaagaaacaatttgcTATAGACTTTTTAGCTCCCTGCATTGCTTAGCTTCTCAGGGAATGACCAAGCCTGGCTGCTGAAAGCACCCTGCAAGCAACCTGCATGCCAGCGCACGGTGCCCAGCgtgcctgcagagcagggcacatCCCTACACCTCTGAGGGCAGGTGGCCACTGCCTCTGTGAGCGCCAGTGCAGCCCTGGGGTCTGTCCTGCCCGTGTCGGGGAGAGGCAGGCTGGGCCAGGGAAGCTATGTGCTGAGAAGCATCCAGGTACAGCACTGGAAAAGGCACGCTGCAGAACGTTTACCCAAACCCAAAACCAAGCTAAAAAAGACCAGGTTTCAGTTTGACATAAGCATCTCACTAGATGAGAAACCATTCATCACAGACATTCCAAGAGGAATTTAAGACAAGCTGTTCTTTGAGCAGATAAACTAGTGAAGCCCTGCCTTCTGTGGCTGGCATTACATGACAGAGGTCTCTGAAGGGCAAGGAGGGGGGCTCTGGtggcagctcttcctgcagccaAGTATCTGTGTCCCACTGCCAGGCGTGTGAGAAAGGCCAAACTCAAAAAGCTGCTCTTAGCTTCCCCAGACAAACCTTTGCAGAATGCCCGTCCTCTAAGAAAGTATACTTGCTGGCAAATATACTGCTATACCTAAAGATTTACAACAGGCATCATCTCCTAGTGCCAGGTCTTTTGAcaatgtacaaaaataaaagccagccCATTTAATCAGCAACTGCTGTATGCATATTTAGCAACTTTAGCCAGTGACTCCAAGGTCCTCTTCAGTAATGGACAGATGGCTCGCGGTCACACATCATAAATTCCTTCCTGCTGTTGCCATCTTGTATTCACCCAGCTCAGTGTGTAGCAGCTACTGGCATTGAAGGCTGcctttttcagaaacatctgtGGTTTTGATAAGTCTTTGTAGGTATGGAAAAGCCTGAAGTCCTTCAGCTCCAGTTCTCGGAGCAGACTGTACCAGTACCGCACCACGGTGCTGTCATTGCCACTGACCTCGAAGCCAGGCCAGTGGATGTGCACCTCAAAGACCAACTGTCCGATCTGCTCAACAACATCTTCCAGGATCAGGTTTTCCAGAATTTTCCACTCCGCACTCTCCACATCTGCCTTGAGGACATCAATCTGCAACAAAAACATAACTGCTAGGTGAAAATGACAGGCTTTGCAATTACTGGCAGCAACGTCTGAGGCCAGGCGTTCCCATTATACAATATACATAATTACTCTTATATACAGTGGCTTTCGtgtctaaaaataataatctcagAGCATCCTAGGGCTAATACTGACAGGACAGTACGTGAAGTTTCACAGCActtctgcctccagctcctAGTCTGAAAAGCTTAGTACTCTGAGCTGCTCTTAGAGCCAAAGCGCGTTCTTGTTCCTTCACAGATCTTGTGGCAGCAGCGAAGCTATGGAGAAAATTCAACCATCTCACCAACCAAAGACACTAACGCATTGCTGTTCCTTATTTCTCCATCACAAAACCCTGtgacagaaaaagatgaaataacagTGGTTACTTGCACCACAG
The Cygnus olor isolate bCygOlo1 chromosome 3, bCygOlo1.pri.v2, whole genome shotgun sequence genome window above contains:
- the METTL24 gene encoding methyltransferase-like protein 24 isoform X5; its protein translation is MANSGCEVHRFDPSIKSAHIQEGRHLWYHRLSVDWRDPNPAIAAHRLHSNTKKLGTILNEFGHQKIDVLKADVESAEWKILENLILEDVVEQIGQLVFEVHIHWPGFEVSGNDSTVVRYWYSLLRELELKDFRLFHTYKDLSKPQMFLKKAAFNASSCYTLSWVNTRWQQQEGIYDV